The genomic segment AGAGAAATGGCTGTAGAGAGCAAGAGTCAGAAAACTAGCTATGTCGAATTTAAGCATTTGTATTGCAAAGCAGGATTGTTCTTCAAATTAATTATATTTCAACAGATGATTCTTTTAGAATATTTGTATATAATATTTGTGTATAAATGTTTGCAGTATTATCATGCCTTTAAAACTAGCAGAGGGTGAAATCTTCCAAAATAATCGTGAATTTGGGAACTATTTTCTGATTATAAGGAAAGTTGCTTTCCAGTGAGTCTACACTGTGAACACTTGCCTTTTAATAAGTTAAGTAAGTTCCATTTCTACTTATAATTCTGTGTTTTAGGAATATTTCATAGATTGTAGATAGAGTTTAGTAGAATCATGTGTTCTGAAACAAAATTGAAGTAAGAGAATTTAGTCTTAAATAATTAGAATTGGACCCATTTTCCTTTTGGTGGGGAGTGAAATTGGCAAGGAAATCTAATATGGTCCTTCTTGGTTCAGTTCTAAAAAAATTATGGTAGTTCCTATAAAAGAAATGACTTCAAACTGGTAGAATTCATGTAACAAAAGCAAGATGTGAATAATTGGGGGTGGGAGAGGTATTTTTCTCTCTAATGCTATCGCACCATTAGAACTTGGTGGCCACCTTTGGTGTGTGTTTGAGACAGAATTATTGGACAGTACCACTCTAGTACATATAGTGCAGCCGAAACTGAGTTTTAGTGCAGTTTGCTGTGGTTTGCTGAACCTCCTCGTCCCAGTTTGTCTCTGTTAGCTAGCTCTGCCACTTGTGGCACTTGTAGTGCCGAATGTCCATCCACCTGTGACCTTGCAAGTCAGATTGTACTTAGCAATGGATCATCCTCCAGCCTCTTTATCATGCATTCTTCTCTAATATCCAAAAAGGGTCAGCAATCCCTTCGTGCAATCAAATCATCCTTTTGAAAACTTATTTGATATGGCTTTATGCTTCGGTTTGTTGGAACAACTAAGAAGTCACCCCATAAACCTCGTAACCACAATGTGGGCTGTTCGCCCCATGCACCTGAGTTCTTGTGCTCACCAAAGAGCTCCTCCTTTTAAAAtggagtattttttaaaatgaaaaattgtgatttttctGCAGTTTCATGTCTTAATCCTAGGGAGGTTCATCTCCTAAAGCCCCCCTGCTCCCCCAGCACCTCAGACTGGAAGTGTGTCAAAGGGCGCTTAACATTCTTGAAAACATGGCTCCAAATATGGTCTGTGTGGCACAGAGAGGGGGCCAGGGACACAGATTTGGCTGCCAGCCTCCCTGAGCTTGCCATTTCTGTGGTAAaatatggctttaaaaaaacaccttacccaactgattcaattggctcagttgggcctccagatgttcttggactacaactcccagaagccttcaccaccacctctgctggccaggatttctgggagttgaaatctaaaaacatctggaggcccaagattggggaccactgcactatagTACTCCACTGTTCACACTGGGTGTGCCCTAATTAACTAACATCTGTACCACAGTAGCTTTTCTATGCCTTTGCAATATGTTCATGTGTTTCTATGGCATGAATAAATTACCAGTAGGAGAGTTTCTTAATAATCATGTTGTTGTTCACtataacatttatttgtttgttgtttgtttgttttgtatagggacgtggtggcgctgcgggctaaaccgcagaagcctgtgctgcagggtcagaagaccaagcagtcgtaagatcaaatccacatgacggagtgagcgcccgtcgcttgtcccagctcccgccaacctagcggttcgaaagcatgtaaatgcgagtagataaataggtaccacctcggtgggaaggtaacagcgttccgtgtctaagtcgcactggccatgtgaccacggaagattgtcttcggacaaaacgctggctctatggcttggaaacggggatgagcaccgcccctagagtcgaacacgactggacaaaaattgtcaaggggaacctttacctttacctttacctttgtttgTTTTAGGTCAGCGCCGTAGATATTGTAAAAAACAACACTATTCATTAAATACTGCATCCGTGACAATGATCTTAAGGAGAACAAAAGTCCAGTCTAGAGTATAACTAGACATATACAGAAGTGTTAGAACAGGATTCACAAAATAGCACCACTGGTCCTTTAGACTGGTTTTTGTGTTCCAACCACAAATTTGTGGCAGCAGCCTCTATGAAGTATGTCATGCCTTACCATTGGGCTGGCTAGgtctgatgggagttatagtccaacatttggagggccaacaTCCAATAGCTATTTTGAAGCATGAGGCCAGTATCCTATCGgcagctgcaactagagtagattgACTTACGGTCAGTGTGACAGGATTTCTATAAATATTGACATATCATTAGCAATTGATTCAATTGGATCTACGCAACAGTTGAGATTAAAAATAGGATATGGATTGGATGGCTTTTcctaacctgcctttctcctggtatGGGAATGAAGGTGGGTCACAACATtatttttcagtttcagtttcagaaacctttattaggcatgtaaaacattatttttaaaaacatatagacCAAGTTTTCCTTTGTAACATACACTGGCATAGATGAAATGATGTTATTACAGTGACAGATCACTACTAATTAATGTTCCCACTGTGATTCCTCATGGGGTTCCTTATTGCATGCAAGTCAGATGGCTTTAAGTTTGACCCAGAATCCAAAAGGGGGCCTGGAATCCAAATAGGGATTTACCTGATTATGCCAAAGAAGCAAATCATGCATCTGAAAGTTTTTGGAGGTGCAGCCTGTTTGAGGGACATTGCCCTCTGAGGTCAGGAAGAGGGTAAAATAGTTTCCAGATCTCTGGAATAAAGCATTCTGGAAGAACAGTGGGGTGGCTGGCTAGATCACTGACCAGTACCTGTCGTCCATGTAGCATATTTTCGTTTGGGTAGATAATTGCTTAGGATTGATTCAGATGTCTCTCCGTCTAACTCTgattgtgtgtgtggttttggagTTTTTGAGCCAAGCAAGTGAATGTGAGAATTGGAAAATCAGAATTCTGTGCTGTTTCAtaaggagaattttaaaaaatcatgacagAACCTTTCATTATACTTTAATAACTCAtcattttcctttcctgccaGGTGCTGCAGATGGTGGTACTGAGTCTTCTGCTTTAGTGGATGACAACGGTAGCGAAGAGGATTACAGCTATGAGGAGCTTTGCCGACCCAATCCTAGGTACCTGCAACCTGGAGGGGAACAGCTAGCCATTAACGAGGTAATGAGAAGGAAACTTTTGTACAGGAATCTTTTTACAATACCTTGTTTAAATATTGTGGATGAGCAATCACATTTATGAATTCATAAGCACACTTGTTATATTATTGAACCATTTGAAAAGTATTTGGTTCATTTATCACCATATTTATGCAAAAATATTTCTGCCGAGGATGCCTACAAAAGCTCAAGGAAATTAGTTCAGTGTTTGAACTTCTGTTCATGTTGTTAGCATCTCCACAGATCTGCTGGAACACATTTGTCTTTGGCCAGCCTGGCAGAATCTTTGCGTTTCTCTTTCAGTTGATAAGCGATGGGAGTATGGTCTATGCAGAAGCACTCTGGGATCATGTGACCATGGACGACCAGGAATTAGCCTTCAAAGCTGGGGATGTCATCCAAGTCCTTGAAGCTTCAAACAAGGATTGGTGGTGGGGAAGAAATGAAGAGAAGGAAGCATGGTTTCCAGCTAGCTTTGTCAGGGTGAGTAGAGCAGCAATTTTATGCTCCCTTGGTGTGGGCTGACACATTGTTTGAGTTTAGCTATGCCACTTATTTTCACATCGTAGCATTTAGATTATAGCAATTAATTGTATTATTTCCAGTTTTGATTTTCTAGCTTCATTTAGGTACAGCTTTTATCATCTTTATCCAGAATGACCTCACTTTTGCTTCATGTTTGCTCTTTTTGTAAGGAGAGAACAGATACAACTCTCagatgtgttttaatgtttggttTTCATAATTTTTATATTTGAATAGTTCATTtttgaaatggggaaaacatggtatacaTTTCTTGGCAATGCATTCCGGTGCTTGTCCACTCAGGAATAAGTCCAACGGGAGTTGGTAGCATGTACTCCTGGGTAAGTGtatacaggattgcagccagaTCATATGATATGTTAATATAAATTATGCCAGGCAGATCCAGCTCATTCAGTGATATAATGGCTTCAAAGAGCTTGAAGAGATTCATTAACTCCAAGTTGCTCTTTTTAATTTGGCTATTTCACTGAAGGTGGTGTTCTTTGCACCCAAAGCCATATTGTGGACAAGGAGAAATGGACACAAGGAATCTGGCAACAAGCAGAAGAgtaaatgtatatataaatatcttATTGCCATTAGATTTCCATATTTCATATTTATTAGATATATAGCAAGTATATAGAATTAAAAATTGGCACCTGTGctgccatttttctttatttgtggcaatcattaaaaacataaaacaaaaccacTGCATATTTGTTTTACATACATAATATAAAAACATGGTATCCTGCATCCCTGTCTATGGGCTGGGATGTgtcaatatatataattttgtccttcacctcttcccccccccccctttattcttAAAACAATTTTGTGAAGTGGTTTAAGTGACAGAGAATTATTCGGGGCATATAATCATAggaaactgaagttggaaggggcctataaagccatcaagtccaaccccctgctcaacgcaggaatataatcaaagcatagtTGAGAGGATTTGAACCCCGGTCTCCTGAACTGGATGAGATACTTTTGTTTACATAAGGTTGTTTATTTGCCTTGCATTCCCTGTTTTATTCTTCAGTTTATGCCTCTTGAagtttttgctgtttttgaactGCTCATTTAATACATTATCATTACGTATATGTTTTCAGCTTCTGTAAACTGCCTAGAATAGTGCATGgcactaatggggcggtatattaaatactgtaatgcatacacctacctacctacctacctacctacctacctacctacctacctacctacctacctacctacctacctacctacctacctacctacctacctacctacctacatacatacatacatacatacatacatacatacatacagtggggtcttgacttgagaacttaatccgtattggaaggcggttctcaagtcaaaaagttctcaggtcaaatctgcatttcccataggaatgcattgaaaaccatttgatccgtatctgctcttttccgtccatagaaactaatgggaagctgctattccgccttcgaccactagagggggatattttgtttctttttttcttaggtcaagaaaggttcagggaaggcagggaaaatacagtccaggcagtaccaggcagtctgaagactcccaatccactctctaaacgctgagaGGAatgaggaagcaggcaggcacccttttcactggccaacagttaactgaaagttcaaattttgcactttccctgcctcccacgtggtttttttttcagttcttaactcaaatctaagtatgtaagtcaagtcagtattttcctatgagagtggttcttaagtcaaaatgttcttaactcgagccgttcttaagtcaagaccccactgtacgtacatacatacatacatacatacatacatacatacatacatacatacatacatacatacatacatacatacatacatacatacatacatacaaaatggAGGGGGCAATTtaatccctccctcccctccttactattgtgtataaaatgacccttaatttttcctctaattattttaggaaaaagtgtcatttcatacatggaaaaatacggtacatatacTTCTGTTActgtaaaaagaaaggaaataaatgggGAGGAGAAGTAAGGTCACGAGTCAGTGGTTTCAATTTGGTAACACCCTTCCTACTCATATCCTGTAAAATCTTGACTTGCCTAATATTGTGAGGAGCACAGGAAGAGCCTGGTGGATCAGACCAAAGCCCCGTCTCATTCAGTTTTCTGTTCACCATTTGTAATTGTACAAACAGCTGCCTTTGAGAATCCCCTGCGTCGTGCAAATGCAGCAGCACCTTCCTACTTGCACTTCTCCATCAACTGATACCACTTCTGGTATTATAGGCAGATAATCTATTGCGACAGATAGACCCTATCCCATTCCCCTTATCTTTGTCCAATCGCCTTCTGAAGCTGGTGTCTGTCACTTCTTCCCTGATCATTACttctacaatttatttatttgcaaaacaCTCACCAGTATCTCTGCATTAACATGTATGgtaagattctctctctctctctctctcacacacacacacacacacacactcacacacacacacacacacacacacacacacacacacacacacacctgaggaCTACTCAGTGCATTGCAGTTCCCTGTCAATGGCCATAATGAAAGCTCCATAGGTACTCAACATTCCTGCTTGTTTATTCTTTAGGGCTATTTTTTTACTTACAATATCAATAATTAATCACTTCCTTAGCCTATGGTAAAGGCTGAACAATCAGAGTAAAAACCAAACACTTTTTTTCTGTAGAAGGTAGATAGAATTGGAGACTGCTATTTGGACCACTTACTTCGCTTGATTCATTTCAAAGTTAGCTCTTAATGTCAGACTTTTTGgcattagtggctgaaatcctgtcctccgagttatgccatgtaaggctgcTGATATAATCAATGGCaacaatttttttggaaataaaacaattccaactcccagaaggtCCCAAACCTCCATGGAAACCCTTTTGTGATTGAGAGTGATTAGGGaatggggaggggtgtgtgtcgttaattaattaaaatcatCAGCAACAGTGTAATATGACTACTGACTAATACATTAAAGATGAGTGCACTGTTTGTGCTTGAGATTAGCTTTAAGAATGGCCAGCTACATGAGAAGTGGAATTTATGTATCAGATTTACACAGGAAGTCTGGTTATAAAATGTTCACTATGATCCTACACGGAGCTGAAGTTtataagcagagagagagagaccactgtGCAGGACTGGGAGACCCAAGTTGTAGTCCCTACAGAGCCAGGATACTCACTTGGTCACTTTGGGCCAAGCCACTCTCTCATAGTAGGACTTATCACCCAGGATTTTTGTGAAGAggaatggaagggaaaaaaaaccacatacactTTCCTGACTTCTCTGGAGGAAATGAGAGCTCTAAATGTAACTCACAAAGAAATAAACAGCTCTtgtctgttttgtctcctgtgtccTTAAGTTGGCCAGGGAGAGAGATGACTGCTCTTGTTCTCATCTGGGACACATGTCTTCAAAGGATTCACCAATAAGCAGATGACATAACTCTTATCTCTTCTTTCAATCTAAATCTAAGAAAACTATTttggtctagatcagtgtctggtatcagtaatggactgggtgagggcaaaaaaacctgaaacttaatccagataagacagatgTGCTCCTGActagtcaaaaggcagatcaagaaataagAGGCAgcttgtactggatggggttTACACGCAGGTGCACAGCTTGTGAGTGCTCCTGGGTTtgtttctgagcctggatgcccaggttttggtggagACTAGGAGTGCATTTTCAcaattataaatgaatgaatgaatgaatgaatgaatgaatgaatgaatgaatgaatgaatgaatgaatgaatgggcagCAGACACATCAATTTTATGCATGTACTTCAAAGAGTGAAGAATAGTAAACTCCAGTTGATTTTTGTAGAGTTTCAGCTGTAGAAAGTATTGGATGCTAATAGGCTGCTTCATACAAAGTCAGACTATTTGTCTTTGAAGCCactattattgattgattgattgattgatttgatttgatttgatttgatttgtatcccgcccatctggtctatacgaccacccTGAGCGGCTACTGATCAACAGTGGCTCTCTCAGTTCTCAGGTACACACTTTCTCATCTTTTCCTACCTAATTCTTTGATTCCTGGAATTGCCGGGAAGTGATCCCAGGATCCTCCACATGCAGAGAAAGTAGGTGCATCATCACCTACCTATGGTCAGACCCAAAACTCAGGAAAATTGCTTCACTGATCTACAGCTCACAGAATTCTGAGTTGGCAGTGGGGCTCACTGGCATAGGATATAGGATCtcatgtggatttttaaaaataataattgaaaccCCTTGCCAACTGATTGCTAACTGACTTTTCATTGCTGACTGCACTATTGCTGTCCTTTTTTTCAACTCAGTTTCTCCTCCCTCCTTATGCTTCCAGTTGCGGGTCAATCAGGAAGAACTTGCAGAAAACTGTCATAACCTCCAAGATGAAGAACCAAATGCAGACCCTGGAAAACATCGCCAAAAAATGGCAGAAAACAAGGATCAGATGAGAACGAATGTCATTCAGGAAATAATGAATACAGAGAGAATCTATATCAAACATCTCAAGGACATCTGTGAGGTGGGCTATAAAATGCCAGAAAATCAAGAAGAAACCCTTGGGTTGACTTTCTGGCCTGCAGATCTTGCAGGTCTGCTCTTATCTCTGAGGATCACCCTCTTCTCTTTTGGTCTATCAGTGGATGGTGGGTAGAGAGAAGGGTAGAGCCATTTCTACATGGCAAGAGTGACAGTAAAGAAGACTTTGatccatgtgtgcatgcacatgagtatGGATGGAGAGCTGAGAGAGCAGAAGGAGATAAGGGCTGGAGGGAACAGTGTTGAGGGAGTCAGATCAAGAGAAGAGGCTAAGAGGAGATGAGGAAGGGAGACAAAGGGCAGAAAAAATGGAGATAGGAAGGCCAAATGATCATATTgagagaaggaaggggaaggTAGAAAAAGGCAGAGCGATGAGAGATCAGAGTGAAAGGAGGGCTTGACATGAAGTCAAAGCAAGTAACAGTGAGAGGTCATACTGAGATGGGAGTGATGGGAGGCAAAAAGTACGGAAGACGGAGAGAGAGGTTAGACGGAAAGTTGGGGGGACTTCCttggttgtatttatttattttgtttgtttattcattcgtttgcttgcttgtttatttattcattcattcatttagttcCTATCCTGCCTTCCCCACCTTGCAGGAGAAAAGTCACAAATAACTGAAAACACAAATATCAtagatatttaaaaacattattttaaaacaataaaacaaagttttaaaagccCACTAAACCTCCCTGTTTGACTACCTAGAAGCCTCTCTAAAGAGGTAGGTCTTCAGTTGCCAGGGGAAAGGGCTGCTTCCCCAGTGaaggagaaaaagggaagggcCCAAGTGCACCTCCCGAGGAAGGGAGCTCCCTCATCTGGGAGTGACTCCACATAAGTCCTCCTGAGGCACAGAGAACCATTTGGTAAGGTGGCTGTCTTTATTCTCTGATGTTTCAGTGGTAACAGGTTTTaggaaattaataaaaacaaataaaaacagaaggagcacagagttctgactcctgtcctctgaagacgccggccacagagactggcgaaacattaggaagaacaaccttcagaacatggccaaagagcccgaaaaacccacaacaaccatctgtcttttattattgtttttaatgactGACCTGAGATGCCCCAatttgttttacatttgtttAATTCTGCTTAAAGTAAATTTTTAAGTTAGTGAACCAGTTTTATTTGTTCTATTGTACATTGTACTTTTGTAtcattgtttttaatggtaaTTTGACAAGTTGTGTACCATCCAGAGGGTGTTCCGGGTAACGAGGCAGTATACAgattgaaataattaaataacaaatATTTCTATCTAAAATTTGCATGGCAAAGTCCTCTTGAGGCCACCACATTAAAAGTTGTTTGTTATACTGCTCTTTGCTTAAGCAACTTTGACTCTGGTTTACTCGGCCTCAGCTCTGCCTGCCTCTGCCTACCACGGACAGCAATTTCCAATTGACTTTCTCCAGGGGTCACgaaaacgaaacaaaacagaGTCCAGCCCATCTTGGAAAAACATGGGAAGGCATGCGCAGATGCTCAGAATGCAACTGCATCCCTGACCAAAGGACCAAACTGTGACCCCCATGTACCATATTATTGTACTGGATGTTGTTGCATAGGTCATTCAGTGTGATGCTGAGCAGCCAGATGTGGTTTGttgtttagctttttttttcattaatcaGTGAAATTATTTGCACCAAGTGAGAGAGGAAAATGATGACTGAATTGTAGGGATCCTGTATGAACTGGCTGTCTGGCTCTGTGTCATACTGTTTATATACTGAACCTGCATTCAGACTGGACAACATAGGTCTTGGACAATTCGGACAATTATTGCCGCTCATGAACAAAGGTGGCAGGGAAGAGGTGTGAAAGTTGAGAAAGATCACATTTCCTAGTGCTAGAAGGCAAAACAAATTATtcattacaattaaaaaaactctTTTCTGATTTGACCCACGTTGAGCGTccagtttgtattttttttctaggGGTATCTTCGGCAGTGTCGTAAACACACTGGGATGTTCACAGAAGCCCAACTAAACACCATATTTGGGAATATTGAAGACATTTACAAATTCCAAAGAAAATTCTTGAAAGATCTAGAGAAGCAGTACAAAAAAGACGAGCCCCACCTAAGCGAAATAGGAGCCTGCTTTCTTCAGCATGTAAGTTTGTTGATTCTGCTCTGTTAGTTTGATTTTCGAATGTTATGCGAGAAAGGCAATCTTCAGTGACAACTGCAGCTTGATAACAGTGCAGAACTAAATACCTGTATATGCCTTTAAAGAATCTCATCAGTTTTACCTTAAGGCTGTCTAAGCCAGTTGTGATTCCTCCATGTCACTGGGGATGTGCATGGCAAAAATgttcatatttcttttgtttcaggttctctccccacccccccggcctcttttgtttttgtgttttcacTGTGTGACATGAAAGGGAAAGCCTCTTTCTGGTTCTTTCACTTTGAGTTCCCCTGTTGTGTTTCCTGACACTTCAAAAGCCCTAAAGGACACTTAAAACCTCTTAAAAAGTGCTCCTCAAAAGCAGAGAGGTAAAGCAACAGAGGATCAAACCACTACAAAAGTTGCCATGGAAAAGAAATCATTAAAAACTCACCAAAATATACAACTTTAAAAGAATAAGTCACACTGAATTAactaataacaatttaaaatcaggTAAACAGGGATAACCCCCAACGTACAAAGTAGgaaaacaatatattaaaaatctTCCCCTTCAATAACAGACAGGAAAAATCTCCAGATATATTGGGAAGAGGGGTCAAAAAGTCATCTAAAGGAGGTGCATTAGCACAGGCGGACTGCTTGGCAGCAACAAAGATAATCCAAAGAAATTGGGAGGCGGGTCCTCTTAAAAAGTCAAGAACAAAAGGCAAATAAGGAAAGCATCCAATAAATATcttattttaacaaaaatattgtattttgttttcttttagcaAGAAGGCTTTGCCATCTACTCTGAATATTGTAACAATCATCCCAGTGCCTGCATTGAGCTGTCCAATCTGATGAAACAGGGCAGGTATCGTCATTTCTTTGAAGCTTGCCGTCTCCTGCAGCAAATGATTGATATTGCTATAGATGGTTTCCTTCTCACACCTGTTCAGAAAATCTGTAAATATCCTCTGCAGCTTGCAGAATTGCTCAAGTACACTACTCAGGAACACAGGTAAGACAAactatccccacccacccaatcatGTATCCCAGATTCACTTGCAAAGACCTGCCTCCCACACATTCTGTTTTCTCAAACACTAATTAGATTCGAACTGCTCATCTGGGCCAGTTAAGCATGTGAATCCTTAAAACTTTGGTTAATGTTCAACCAACCTAGGAAGTAGCCCTGCTGATGCCACATTATCTTTCAGTGAGCAAATCCCGTCCCATGGTTCAGTTTCTCTCCAAAACCCTCAGAACTGTTTACGATTCAATTGAGCAGGACTTCTGTGGGTATCAAAGTGGCTTTGTTGTCTGCTTCCTTCCTCTCCAACTTTCTCCTTTGGTATTTCCTCAGTGCTTTCTCCTTGTAAAAAAAGGCTGCTCTTTGAACAAATTGTCTCTGCTCTCAGATTAATAGTGGTAGAAATCTCCCACAggtatgtgtgtgttggggggtgtTTCGTACTTTTTAATGCTTTACAATAGATCGCTGAATTTTCCAAATAGAAAAAGTGTTGCGGTAAAATTAATACTGAACAGCTATGACACATGGCAAGttatgtgtttaaaaataaatccatctTTTCTACTCTTCAAACATATTAGTGATACTTTTATAACAGGGACAGCTTTTAAATAGTTTGGACAATTATTCAGATTCTGGGAAGTAGATTTCACTCATGAGACTTCAGTTTGGAATACCTGAACTCATCTGGATTGaactcgggttgtgagcagaagcttgactgcTGTACTGCAATTTAACTACTGCGTCATGTGGTTCATATGTATCCTGATACTCAGTTGGGTATGCAttcaggaatgcaaccagcacctcattaattagtggcaatttgttgccatggcatatatactgtatttttccatgtataaaatgacactattccctaaaataattagaggaaaatttgagggttgttttatacacagtagtaagggagggagggatcaaagcactttgatccctgctttccccctccactttttgcaaagaaagtggaggggggaagcactttcctcgcaagaaaatggagggggaaagtaggaattcctttccccatccactttctttgcaaaaagctgctttccccctccacttttttgcaaagaaagtggagggggaaagcactttcctcttaagatagtggaggggaaagaaggaatcactttccccctctactttcttgcaaggaaagtgctttcctcttGCAAAAAGTAGAGGGgtaaagcagctttttgcaaagaaagtggacagggaaagcaggaatccaagCCCTTTggtccctgccttccccctctactttcttgcagataaagaaattttgggttagaaaagggtcttatacatgaaaaaataccgTAATTTCTCTTACACAACTGTAATTCATCAATAGGTTCTGACAACAGTTTCTTATACATTTTATAATGCTgccatcagaaattcaaaacttaaAAGTGATTTCCAAAGGATAGTTCAACTTTTTGTTGAACAAGCATGCACAGGATCATGCTGTAAACTGAATTTAACTAGCCCCCAGATCTAACTCTGTAATTGATTGTTGAATCACGGTAGTATAGTTTATCCAAAATCTATGTTGGCTTTgttccaaaatttatttatttttaaaaaaatcctattaatattta from the Pogona vitticeps strain Pit_001003342236 chromosome 3, PviZW2.1, whole genome shotgun sequence genome contains:
- the SPATA13 gene encoding spermatogenesis-associated protein 13 isoform X3; the encoded protein is MVAREEIARFWSLESLQIGAADGGTESSALVDDNGSEEDYSYEELCRPNPRYLQPGGEQLAINELISDGSMVYAEALWDHVTMDDQELAFKAGDVIQVLEASNKDWWWGRNEEKEAWFPASFVRLRVNQEELAENCHNLQDEEPNADPGKHRQKMAENKDQMRTNVIQEIMNTERIYIKHLKDICEGYLRQCRKHTGMFTEAQLNTIFGNIEDIYKFQRKFLKDLEKQYKKDEPHLSEIGACFLQHQEGFAIYSEYCNNHPSACIELSNLMKQGRYRHFFEACRLLQQMIDIAIDGFLLTPVQKICKYPLQLAELLKYTTQEHSDYNDIKAAYEAMKNVACLINERKRRLESIDKIARWQVSIVNWEGQDVLGRSSELIHSGELTRISKQGKSQQRTFFLFDHQLVFCKKDLLRRDMLYYKGRLDMDEMEVLDVEDGKDKDYNINVKNAFKIVNTVTEEVHLFCGKKPGDKKRWMEAYANERRRVQEDKEMGMEISENQKKQAMQNARRSRHGKMKGVSYNGCPVPPPHQGLHPIHQRHITVPTSIPQQQVFALAEPKRKPSLFWHTFNKLTPFKK
- the SPATA13 gene encoding spermatogenesis-associated protein 13 isoform X4 gives rise to the protein MRASSGAADGGTESSALVDDNGSEEDYSYEELCRPNPRYLQPGGEQLAINELISDGSMVYAEALWDHVTMDDQELAFKAGDVIQVLEASNKDWWWGRNEEKEAWFPASFVRLRVNQEELAENCHNLQDEEPNADPGKHRQKMAENKDQMRTNVIQEIMNTERIYIKHLKDICEGYLRQCRKHTGMFTEAQLNTIFGNIEDIYKFQRKFLKDLEKQYKKDEPHLSEIGACFLQHQEGFAIYSEYCNNHPSACIELSNLMKQGRYRHFFEACRLLQQMIDIAIDGFLLTPVQKICKYPLQLAELLKYTTQEHSDYNDIKAAYEAMKNVACLINERKRRLESIDKIARWQVSIVNWEGQDVLGRSSELIHSGELTRISKQGKSQQRTFFLFDHQLVFCKKDLLRRDMLYYKGRLDMDEMEVLDVEDGKDKDYNINVKNAFKIVNTVTEEVHLFCGKKPGDKKRWMEAYANERRRVQEDKEMGMEISENQKKQAMQNARRSRHGKMKGVSYNGCPVPPPHQGLHPIHQRHITVPTSIPQQQVFALAEPKRKPSLFWHTFNKLTPFKK